In the genome of Bradyrhizobium arachidis, one region contains:
- a CDS encoding cytochrome P450 translates to MSAIGSPAASGSSAVPHLDVDPFDMKFFADPYPTHELLRETGPVVYLDKWNVYGVARYAEVHAVLNDPATFCSSRGVGLSDFKKETPWRPPSLILEADPPAHTRTRAVLSKVLSPTVMKQVRDRFAAAAEERVDALLDKRSFDAITDLAEAYPLSIFPDALGLKPEGREHLIPYASVVFNAFGPPNQLRQEAIERSMPHQAYVAEQCQRDNLAPGGFGACIHAQVDEGAITATEAPLLVRSLLSAGLDTTVNGIGAAVYCLARFSDQWQRLRDDLSLARGAFEEAVRFESPVQTFFRTTTRDVEISGARIGEGEKVLMFLAAANRDPRRWDKPDSYDITRRASGHVGFGSGIHMCVGQLVARLEGEVMLTALARRVAKIEITGEPKRRFNNTLRGLDSLPVTVTPA, encoded by the coding sequence ATGAGCGCAATCGGCTCCCCAGCGGCGAGTGGTTCATCGGCCGTCCCGCATCTCGACGTCGATCCGTTCGACATGAAGTTTTTTGCAGATCCCTATCCCACACACGAGCTGCTGCGGGAGACGGGACCGGTGGTCTATCTCGACAAGTGGAACGTCTACGGCGTGGCGCGCTATGCCGAGGTCCATGCCGTCCTGAACGACCCCGCGACCTTCTGCTCCAGCCGCGGCGTCGGCCTGTCCGACTTCAAGAAGGAGACGCCATGGCGGCCGCCGAGCCTGATCCTGGAGGCCGATCCGCCGGCGCACACCCGCACCCGCGCGGTGCTGTCGAAGGTGCTGTCGCCGACCGTGATGAAGCAGGTGCGCGATCGCTTTGCCGCCGCGGCCGAGGAGCGGGTCGATGCGCTGCTGGACAAGCGCAGCTTCGATGCGATCACGGATCTCGCGGAAGCCTACCCGCTGTCGATCTTCCCGGATGCGCTCGGGCTGAAGCCGGAGGGGCGCGAGCATCTGATCCCCTATGCGAGCGTCGTGTTCAACGCATTCGGCCCGCCCAACCAGTTGCGCCAGGAGGCGATCGAACGTTCGATGCCGCACCAGGCCTATGTCGCCGAGCAGTGCCAGCGCGACAATCTCGCCCCCGGCGGCTTCGGCGCCTGCATTCATGCGCAGGTCGACGAGGGCGCCATCACGGCGACCGAGGCTCCCCTGCTGGTGCGCTCGCTGCTCTCTGCCGGTCTCGATACCACGGTCAACGGCATCGGCGCAGCGGTCTATTGCCTCGCGCGCTTTTCCGATCAGTGGCAGCGCCTGCGCGATGATCTCTCGCTGGCGCGTGGCGCCTTCGAGGAGGCGGTGCGGTTCGAGAGCCCGGTGCAGACCTTCTTCCGCACGACGACGCGGGATGTCGAGATCTCCGGTGCGCGGATCGGCGAGGGCGAGAAGGTGCTGATGTTCCTCGCCGCCGCCAATCGCGATCCGCGGCGTTGGGACAAGCCTGATAGCTACGACATCACCCGCCGCGCCTCCGGCCATGTCGGCTTCGGTTCCGGCATCCACATGTGCGTCGGCCAGCTCGTTGCCCGTCTCGAAGGCGAGGTGATGCTGACTGCGCTGGCGCGCCGCGTCGCAAAGATCGAGATCACGGGCGAGCCGAAGCGCCGCTTCAACAACACGCTGCGCGGGCTCGACAGCCTGCCTGTCACCGTCACCCCCGCCTGA
- a CDS encoding MarR family winged helix-turn-helix transcriptional regulator → MPTPSTRSRPRPASVEAGPTLDLDRYVPALITFIANKLSNSATAFYQRQFGVNVTEWRIMSLLAIEPGIPASRICHVIGFDKGPVSRTLAGLEKRGLVSIRTDPNDGRTHSISLTAKGRSTHDKVIVAALDRERRLLSCLNKDEREVLIGLVRRLHENLDAVTGSTET, encoded by the coding sequence ATGCCGACGCCTTCGACCCGATCCCGCCCAAGACCCGCGTCCGTCGAAGCCGGACCGACGCTCGACCTCGATCGCTACGTCCCGGCTCTCATCACCTTCATCGCCAACAAGCTGTCGAACAGCGCGACCGCGTTCTACCAGCGGCAGTTCGGCGTCAACGTCACGGAATGGCGGATCATGTCGCTGCTGGCGATCGAGCCCGGCATTCCGGCCTCGCGCATCTGCCACGTCATCGGATTTGACAAGGGTCCGGTGAGCCGAACGCTGGCGGGGCTCGAGAAGCGCGGGCTGGTCTCGATCCGCACCGACCCCAACGACGGCCGCACCCATTCGATTTCGCTGACGGCAAAGGGCCGCTCCACCCATGACAAGGTGATCGTCGCGGCGCTGGACCGCGAACGGCGCCTGCTGTCCTGCCTCAACAAGGACGAGCGCGAGGTGCTGATCGGCCTGGTCCGCCGCCTGCACGAGAATCTCGACGCGGTGACCGGCAGCACCGAGACCTGA
- a CDS encoding Gfo/Idh/MocA family protein — MSARMRIAVAGAGLIGRRHIELIAASPDCVLSGIADPSPAAKDYARSHGVPWYADHRALLEQAKPDGLVIASPNTLHLPMALDCAAAGVPALIEKPVTETVATAQRLCAAIKRTGVPMLVGHHRRHNPIIKAAREAVTTGKLGQLTAVVGLWLLKKPDDYFEVAWRREQGGGPLLINLIHDIDNLRFICGEIAEVQALTSNKARGFTVEDTAALLLRFASGALGTVTVSDTTPAPWSWELSSGENAAYPKQDQPCYIFSGTAGSLSVPNMELWSYVREPGWYAPLSRESVAPPAFDPLVEQLRHFCAVIAGHEQPLISAEDAMGTLAVVEAVTEAARTVQTISPGRIMEQAA; from the coding sequence ATGAGCGCGCGAATGCGTATCGCGGTCGCCGGCGCCGGCCTGATCGGCCGCCGCCATATCGAATTGATCGCGGCATCGCCGGATTGCGTGCTGTCAGGCATTGCCGACCCCTCGCCGGCCGCGAAGGACTATGCGCGGTCGCACGGCGTGCCCTGGTATGCGGACCACCGCGCGCTGCTGGAACAAGCGAAGCCCGACGGCCTCGTCATCGCCTCGCCTAACACGCTGCACCTGCCGATGGCGCTCGATTGCGCGGCGGCGGGCGTGCCGGCGCTGATCGAGAAGCCGGTGACTGAGACCGTTGCCACCGCGCAGCGCCTCTGCGCCGCGATCAAGCGCACCGGTGTGCCGATGCTGGTCGGTCATCACCGCCGGCACAATCCGATCATCAAGGCCGCACGCGAGGCGGTGACGACCGGCAAGCTCGGCCAGCTCACCGCCGTGGTCGGCCTATGGCTACTTAAAAAGCCCGACGATTATTTCGAGGTGGCCTGGCGGCGCGAGCAAGGCGGCGGACCGCTGCTGATCAACCTCATCCACGACATCGACAATCTCCGCTTCATCTGCGGCGAGATCGCCGAGGTGCAGGCGCTGACCTCGAACAAGGCGCGCGGATTTACCGTCGAGGACACCGCAGCGCTGCTGCTGCGCTTTGCAAGTGGCGCGCTGGGGACCGTCACCGTATCGGATACGACGCCGGCGCCGTGGAGCTGGGAGCTCTCCTCGGGCGAGAACGCTGCATACCCCAAGCAGGATCAGCCCTGCTACATCTTCTCCGGCACCGCGGGATCGCTGTCCGTGCCGAATATGGAGCTGTGGTCCTATGTGCGAGAGCCCGGCTGGTACGCGCCGCTGTCGCGCGAGAGCGTTGCGCCGCCTGCCTTCGATCCGCTGGTCGAGCAGCTCCGCCATTTCTGCGCGGTCATCGCCGGCCACGAACAGCCGCTGATCTCAGCCGAGGACGCGATGGGAACGCTCGCCGTCGTCGAAGCCGTCACCGAGGCCGCGCGCACGGTCCAGACTATCTCACCGGGGCGGATCATGGAGCAGGCAGCATGA
- a CDS encoding 2Fe-2S iron-sulfur cluster-binding protein: MSAITFIHPDGKSDRVETSGGESAMQAATRHGLDGILAECGGNAMCATCHVYVDEAWLARLPAVADDEDALLDGTAAERLPNSRLSCQIAITPALDGLVLRLPERQV; encoded by the coding sequence ATGTCTGCCATCACCTTCATTCATCCCGATGGAAAGTCCGACCGCGTCGAGACCTCAGGCGGCGAAAGCGCCATGCAGGCCGCGACCCGCCACGGCCTCGACGGCATTTTGGCGGAGTGCGGCGGCAATGCCATGTGCGCGACTTGCCACGTCTATGTCGACGAAGCCTGGCTCGCGCGTCTGCCCGCGGTCGCCGACGACGAGGACGCGCTGCTCGACGGCACCGCGGCCGAGCGGCTGCCGAACAGCCGGCTGTCCTGCCAGATCGCGATCACGCCCGCGCTCGACGGGCTCGTGCTGAGACTGCCGGAGCGGCAAGTCTGA
- a CDS encoding ABC transporter substrate-binding protein, with protein sequence MKHLKWTLALAASLMGGAASAEISDNVVRVGVLNDISGIFQDTNGMGSVEAARMAAEDFNGGGKGIKVEIVYADHQNKADVGNAIARKWLDVEGVDAIVDVPNSAVGLSINTLLRDSRMTFLASSTASSDLTGKACSPNTIQWVNDAWATGNTTAAAMMSRGGKDWYFLTVDYALGKGIEAEAQKYIEGHGGKVLGSSKHPLGTSDFASFLLQAQGSKAQVIGLANAGGDTINAVKQAAEFGIQQGGQKLVAFLLFINDIHGMGIKVAQGLQLMEAFYWDMNDDTRAFAKRFAARPGMNGKMPSGNQAGVYASTLAYLNAVAARGSDNAKDVVPEMKKFKGKDKLFGDTTIRQDGRVVHPMYLFEVKKPEESKYPYDYYKLVSTIPADQAFRPLAEGGCDLVK encoded by the coding sequence ATGAAACATCTGAAGTGGACGCTTGCGCTGGCCGCCAGCCTGATGGGCGGAGCGGCGAGCGCCGAGATCTCGGACAACGTCGTGCGCGTCGGTGTGCTCAACGACATCTCCGGCATCTTTCAGGACACCAATGGCATGGGTTCGGTCGAGGCCGCGCGCATGGCGGCGGAGGATTTCAACGGCGGCGGCAAAGGCATCAAGGTCGAGATCGTCTATGCCGATCACCAGAACAAGGCCGACGTCGGCAACGCCATCGCGCGCAAATGGCTGGATGTCGAGGGCGTCGATGCCATCGTCGACGTGCCGAACTCGGCCGTCGGCCTTTCGATCAACACGCTGCTGCGCGACAGCCGCATGACCTTTTTGGCGTCATCCACGGCAAGCTCGGATCTCACCGGCAAGGCCTGCTCGCCGAACACCATTCAGTGGGTCAATGACGCTTGGGCGACCGGGAACACTACCGCAGCCGCGATGATGTCGCGCGGCGGCAAGGATTGGTATTTCCTCACGGTCGACTACGCACTCGGCAAGGGCATCGAGGCTGAAGCGCAAAAGTATATCGAGGGCCACGGCGGCAAGGTGCTTGGCTCCTCGAAACATCCGCTCGGCACCTCCGACTTCGCCTCCTTCTTGTTGCAGGCACAGGGCTCGAAGGCGCAGGTGATCGGCCTTGCCAACGCCGGCGGCGACACCATCAACGCGGTGAAGCAGGCCGCCGAGTTCGGCATCCAGCAGGGTGGGCAGAAGCTCGTCGCCTTCCTGCTCTTCATCAACGACATCCACGGTATGGGCATCAAGGTCGCGCAAGGCCTCCAGCTGATGGAAGCCTTCTACTGGGACATGAACGATGATACCCGCGCTTTCGCAAAACGTTTCGCCGCGCGGCCCGGCATGAACGGCAAGATGCCGAGCGGCAACCAGGCTGGCGTCTATGCCTCCACGCTCGCCTATCTCAACGCGGTCGCGGCGAGAGGCAGCGATAATGCCAAGGACGTCGTGCCCGAGATGAAGAAGTTTAAGGGCAAAGACAAGCTGTTCGGCGACACCACGATCCGCCAGGACGGCCGCGTCGTGCATCCGATGTATCTGTTCGAGGTGAAGAAGCCGGAGGAGTCGAAATATCCGTACGACTATTACAAGCTGGTCTCGACGATTCCCGCGGATCAGGCCTTCCGCCCGCTGGCGGAGGGCGGGTGTGACCTGGTGAAGTAG
- a CDS encoding feruloyl-CoA synthase encodes MTATRGDATSLFATPKTVAEHRADGSIVLRSPEPLRDSARCIGDWLEHFARQAPDKIFLAERDSADTPWATVTYAGALRRVRAAASWILAQGLSAERPVVILSDNSIDHALLALAAQHVGVPSAAISPAYSLMSRDFDKLKSMIALLEPGAIYVSSTKPFAAALAAIKPLHSAQIISGNAGDADALAFRAIAATPETPDVTTAFAAVTPDTIAKFLFTSGSTGTPKAVINTQRMLTSSQQAKAQTWTFLEQSGGDLVILDWLPWSHTFGANHNFNLVLRNGGSLYIDGGKPAPGLFATSLANLKSVMPTVYFNVPRGFDMLIAALRGDEELRRRFFSEVKFAFYAGAALPQNLWDALEQLSMETVGRALPMVSAWGSTETSPLATDCHFLAERSGNIGVPIPGTELKLVTSGDKLEVRVRGPNVTPGYWKAPELTKQAFDDEGFYLIGDAVKLADSARPERGLFFDGRVAEDFKLNSGTWVSVGTLRVAGIAALAPLAQDIVVSGHGGDEVRFLVFPNVAACRAHAGLPETAGVNEVLGHEKVRVAIAQGLARLKQQGANSSGHATRALLLAEPPSVDGGEITDKGYINQRAVLTRRADAVARLNDDVSGAWVGL; translated from the coding sequence ATGACCGCCACCCGCGGTGACGCCACGAGCCTGTTCGCAACGCCGAAAACTGTCGCCGAGCATCGCGCCGACGGCAGCATCGTGCTGCGTTCGCCCGAGCCCTTGCGCGACAGCGCGCGCTGCATCGGCGACTGGCTGGAGCATTTTGCGCGGCAGGCGCCTGACAAGATCTTCCTTGCCGAGCGTGACAGCGCCGATACGCCATGGGCCACCGTGACTTACGCGGGGGCTCTGCGGCGGGTACGCGCAGCAGCGTCCTGGATCCTGGCGCAAGGGCTCAGCGCGGAGCGTCCCGTTGTCATTCTCTCAGACAACAGCATCGATCACGCGCTACTTGCGCTCGCGGCCCAGCATGTCGGTGTGCCCTCAGCCGCGATCTCGCCGGCCTATTCGCTGATGTCTAGGGATTTCGACAAGCTGAAGAGCATGATCGCGCTGCTTGAGCCGGGCGCGATCTATGTTTCTAGCACCAAGCCGTTTGCGGCGGCGCTCGCTGCAATCAAGCCTTTGCACAGCGCGCAGATCATCAGTGGTAATGCCGGCGACGCCGATGCGCTCGCCTTCCGCGCCATCGCAGCAACGCCGGAAACGCCCGATGTCACAACGGCCTTCGCCGCGGTGACGCCCGATACGATCGCAAAATTCCTGTTCACCTCGGGTTCGACCGGCACGCCCAAGGCGGTGATCAATACCCAGCGCATGCTGACCTCGAGCCAGCAGGCCAAGGCGCAGACCTGGACCTTCCTCGAGCAGAGCGGTGGCGATCTCGTCATCCTCGACTGGCTGCCCTGGAGCCATACCTTCGGCGCGAACCACAATTTCAACCTCGTGCTGCGTAACGGCGGCTCGCTCTATATCGACGGCGGCAAGCCGGCGCCCGGTCTCTTTGCGACCTCGCTCGCCAATCTGAAAAGCGTGATGCCGACGGTCTATTTCAACGTGCCGCGCGGGTTCGACATGCTGATCGCGGCGCTGCGCGGCGATGAAGAGCTGCGCCGCCGCTTCTTCAGTGAGGTGAAGTTCGCCTTTTATGCCGGCGCAGCCTTGCCGCAGAATCTCTGGGATGCGCTCGAGCAGCTCTCGATGGAGACCGTCGGCCGCGCGCTGCCGATGGTCTCGGCCTGGGGCTCGACGGAAACGTCACCGCTCGCCACCGACTGCCATTTCCTCGCCGAGCGCTCCGGCAATATCGGCGTGCCGATCCCGGGCACCGAGCTGAAGCTCGTCACGTCGGGCGACAAGCTCGAGGTGCGCGTGCGCGGCCCCAACGTCACGCCGGGCTATTGGAAGGCGCCCGAGCTGACAAAGCAGGCCTTTGACGACGAGGGCTTTTACCTCATCGGCGATGCCGTGAAGCTTGCCGATAGCGCGCGGCCGGAGCGAGGCCTGTTCTTCGACGGCCGCGTCGCGGAGGACTTCAAGCTCAATTCCGGCACCTGGGTTAGCGTCGGCACGCTGCGCGTCGCCGGCATCGCCGCGCTGGCGCCGCTCGCGCAGGACATCGTCGTGTCAGGCCATGGCGGCGACGAGGTGCGCTTCCTGGTGTTCCCGAACGTCGCGGCGTGCCGCGCCCATGCGGGTTTGCCCGAGACGGCAGGCGTGAATGAGGTGCTTGGACACGAGAAGGTGAGAGTCGCGATCGCGCAGGGCCTCGCAAGACTGAAGCAGCAGGGCGCAAACTCCTCCGGCCACGCCACTCGCGCCCTGTTGCTCGCCGAGCCGCCCTCGGTGGATGGCGGCGAAATCACCGACAAGGGCTACATCAATCAGCGCGCCGTGCTGACGCGGCGGGCGGATGCGGTGGCGCGGCTGAACGATGATGTGTCCGGAGCGTGGGTGGGGCTGTAG
- a CDS encoding NAD(P)/FAD-dependent oxidoreductase, with protein sequence MTTTPHRVVIVGAGFGGLETTYRLAGAPVEIILIDRRNHHLFQPLLYQVATASLATSEIAWPIRHLMRDRREVTTLFATVSGVDAARRCVLIDDGSEVPYDTLVLATGARHAYFGHDEWETWAPGLKTLEDGTTLRRHILVAFERAERETDPAKRAARLTFVIVGAGPTGVELAGTIAEMAHHTLPADFRNIDTTKARVVLIEAGPRVLAGFADDLSAYAQASLENIGVEVVLGQAVTEINREGVVFGGKLLEAKTRIWAAGVRASPAAEWLGAPADRAGRVEVEDDLTIPGHPEIFAIGDTVSINAWEGKPVPGIAPAAKQQGRHVAETIKARLRGENKGAFRYKHAGSLAQIGKRLAVIDFGKVKLRGTIAWWIWGIAHIYFLIGLRHRLSVALSWLWIYARDQRAARLITQGSSKVVG encoded by the coding sequence ATGACCACGACACCGCATCGCGTCGTCATCGTCGGAGCCGGCTTCGGCGGGTTGGAGACGACCTACCGGCTCGCGGGCGCGCCGGTCGAGATCATACTGATCGACCGCCGCAACCATCATCTGTTTCAGCCGCTGCTCTACCAGGTTGCGACGGCCTCGCTCGCGACCAGCGAGATCGCCTGGCCGATCCGGCACCTGATGCGCGACCGGCGCGAGGTGACGACGCTGTTCGCGACAGTAAGCGGCGTCGATGCCGCACGCCGCTGCGTGCTGATCGACGACGGCAGCGAGGTGCCCTACGACACGCTGGTGCTCGCGACCGGCGCGCGCCACGCCTATTTCGGCCACGACGAGTGGGAGACATGGGCACCCGGCCTGAAGACTCTGGAGGACGGCACCACCTTGCGCCGCCACATCCTGGTGGCGTTCGAGCGCGCCGAGCGCGAGACCGATCCGGCCAAGCGCGCCGCGCGGCTCACCTTCGTGATTGTCGGCGCCGGCCCGACCGGCGTCGAGCTTGCCGGCACCATCGCCGAGATGGCGCATCACACCCTGCCCGCCGACTTCCGCAACATCGACACGACGAAGGCGCGCGTGGTGCTGATCGAGGCCGGCCCGCGCGTGCTCGCGGGCTTTGCCGACGATCTCTCCGCTTATGCGCAGGCCTCGCTGGAGAACATCGGCGTCGAGGTCGTGCTCGGGCAGGCCGTCACTGAGATCAATCGTGAGGGCGTGGTGTTCGGCGGCAAGCTGCTCGAGGCAAAGACCCGGATCTGGGCCGCCGGCGTGCGCGCCTCGCCCGCTGCGGAATGGCTCGGTGCGCCAGCCGATCGCGCCGGGCGCGTAGAGGTCGAGGACGACCTCACCATTCCCGGCCATCCCGAGATCTTCGCGATCGGCGACACCGTCAGCATCAATGCCTGGGAAGGCAAGCCGGTGCCCGGCATCGCGCCGGCGGCAAAGCAGCAGGGCCGTCACGTCGCCGAGACCATCAAGGCGCGGCTGCGCGGCGAGAACAAGGGCGCGTTCCGCTACAAGCACGCCGGCAGCCTCGCCCAGATCGGCAAGCGCCTCGCCGTGATCGATTTCGGCAAGGTCAAGCTGCGCGGCACCATCGCGTGGTGGATCTGGGGCATCGCCCACATCTACTTCCTGATTGGCCTGCGCCACCGCCTCAGCGTTGCGCTGAGCTGGCTGTGGATCTACGCGCGAGACCAGCGCGCGGCGCGGCTGATCACGCAGGGGTCAAGCAAGGTGGTGGGATGA
- a CDS encoding bifunctional sugar phosphate isomerase/epimerase/4-hydroxyphenylpyruvate dioxygenase family protein has translation MNKRSIATVSLSGALDEKLRAIASAGFDEVEIFENDLLSFGSGPRDIAKLCGDLNLKVCAFQPFRDFEGMPEPQRTRNFARAMRKFDLMQELGTDLLLICSNVSPASLGGIDRAADDFRELGEQAAKRGLRVGYEALAWGRHVNDYRDAWEIVRRADHPAIGVILDSFHALAPGFPVRAMASIPGDKIFLVQLADAPKLELDILSWSRHFRSFPGQGDLPVGEFMKAIAATGYAGPLSLEIFNDQFRAGSAAQTAVDGLRSLILLEDQLAPDWPKFAGEPLAPKAKSGGTGFIEFAVNETKAGDLARLFSQLGFRKSGKHRSKAVERWSQGKVELVINCETDGFAHSHYVTHGPGVCAIALDVDNAGLAMQRAETLKARTFYQPVGPGELEIPAIHGVGGSLLYFLDQAGKNWDTDFEPVASDAAKDALLAVDHIAQSMPYDEMLSWLLFYTGILDLKRLPQMEIADPRGLVQSQAIINADQSLRFVLNGSSANRTLPARFISEFFGSGVQHVAFSCNDIFATVAEMRKRGADFLDIPDNYYDDIEAKYDLAPELMAQLRANHILYDREGDGEFFQVYTHIFDERFFFEIVERRNYQGFGAANAGIRLAAQAREVRPASMPRV, from the coding sequence ATGAACAAGCGCTCGATCGCGACCGTCTCTCTCTCAGGGGCGCTGGACGAAAAGCTCCGTGCCATCGCGTCAGCCGGCTTCGACGAGGTCGAAATCTTCGAGAACGATTTGCTGTCGTTCGGTTCGGGCCCGCGCGACATCGCAAAGCTCTGCGGCGATCTCAATCTCAAGGTTTGCGCATTCCAGCCGTTCCGCGATTTCGAGGGCATGCCGGAGCCGCAGCGTACGCGCAATTTTGCCCGCGCGATGCGCAAGTTCGATTTGATGCAGGAGCTCGGCACCGATCTCTTGCTGATCTGCTCGAACGTGTCGCCCGCCTCGCTCGGCGGCATCGACCGCGCAGCTGATGATTTCCGCGAGCTTGGCGAGCAGGCGGCCAAGCGTGGCTTGCGCGTTGGCTACGAGGCGCTGGCCTGGGGCCGCCACGTCAACGACTACCGCGATGCCTGGGAGATCGTGCGCCGCGCCGATCATCCCGCGATCGGCGTCATCCTCGACAGCTTTCACGCGCTGGCGCCGGGCTTCCCGGTTCGCGCGATGGCCTCGATCCCCGGTGACAAGATCTTCCTGGTGCAGCTCGCCGACGCACCAAAACTCGAGCTCGACATCCTGTCGTGGAGCCGGCACTTCCGCTCCTTCCCCGGCCAGGGCGACCTGCCGGTCGGCGAGTTCATGAAGGCGATCGCGGCGACCGGCTATGCCGGGCCGCTGTCGCTGGAGATCTTCAACGACCAGTTCCGCGCCGGCTCGGCCGCACAGACCGCGGTGGACGGCCTGCGCTCGCTGATCCTGCTGGAGGACCAGCTCGCGCCGGATTGGCCAAAGTTCGCCGGCGAGCCGCTGGCACCGAAAGCGAAAAGCGGCGGCACCGGGTTCATCGAGTTTGCCGTCAATGAGACCAAGGCCGGCGACCTCGCCCGCCTGTTCTCGCAGCTCGGCTTCCGCAAGAGCGGCAAGCATCGCAGCAAGGCGGTGGAGCGCTGGTCGCAGGGCAAGGTCGAGCTCGTGATCAATTGCGAGACCGACGGCTTTGCGCATTCGCACTACGTCACACACGGCCCCGGCGTCTGCGCCATCGCGCTCGACGTTGACAATGCCGGCCTTGCCATGCAGCGCGCCGAGACGCTGAAGGCGCGGACGTTCTACCAGCCGGTCGGTCCCGGCGAATTGGAGATTCCCGCGATCCACGGCGTTGGTGGCAGTCTCCTGTATTTCCTCGACCAGGCCGGCAAGAACTGGGACACAGATTTCGAGCCGGTCGCGAGCGATGCCGCCAAGGATGCCCTGCTCGCCGTCGACCACATCGCGCAGTCGATGCCCTATGACGAGATGCTGTCCTGGCTCTTGTTCTACACCGGCATCCTCGACCTGAAGCGGCTGCCGCAGATGGAGATCGCCGACCCCCGCGGCCTCGTGCAAAGCCAGGCCATCATCAACGCCGACCAGAGCCTGCGCTTCGTCCTCAACGGCTCCTCTGCCAACCGGACGCTGCCGGCGCGCTTCATCTCGGAGTTCTTCGGCTCAGGCGTGCAGCACGTCGCGTTCTCCTGCAACGACATCTTCGCGACGGTGGCGGAGATGCGCAAGCGCGGCGCGGATTTCCTGGACATCCCCGACAACTACTACGACGACATCGAAGCCAAATACGATCTCGCCCCCGAGCTGATGGCGCAGCTGCGCGCCAACCACATCCTCTACGACCGCGAGGGTGACGGCGAGTTCTTCCAGGTCTACACCCACATCTTCGATGAGCGCTTCTTCTTCGAGATCGTCGAACGCAGGAATTACCAGGGCTTTGGCGCGGCCAATGCCGGCATCAGGCTCGCGGCGCAGGCCCGCGAGGTGCGGCCCGCGAGCATGCCGAGGGTGTAA
- a CDS encoding ABC transporter substrate-binding protein, with amino-acid sequence MRTAFWLAGAAALVLASPAFAGDTIKIGFVSTFSGPTAVIGNDMRNSFELALDHLGRKMDGKPVEVIYEDDGQKPDVGKQKTEKLVQSDKVDFIVGYIWSNVLLASLKTAVDSKTFLISANAGPSQLAGELCSPYVFSTSWQNDQTPAAMGLYMNQKGVKSVFLIGPNYAAGKDMLAGVKSTFKGEIKGEEYTVWPSQLDFSAELSKARASGAESIFVFYPGAAGVQFLNQYAQAGLKSTMPLYTAFTVDELSLPLQKENALGVPGAQEWVNDLPNEQNKRFVADYRKKYTGLRPTYYGAQAYDAAQLINSAVVAVKGDTSKKDAMKAEMEKANFKSLRGAFKYGNNHIPVQSFYLQDVVKDAEGQLALKTVATIVENDQDRFHDKCQMK; translated from the coding sequence ATGAGGACGGCATTCTGGCTGGCGGGCGCGGCGGCGCTGGTGCTGGCGAGCCCGGCATTCGCCGGCGACACCATCAAGATCGGTTTCGTTTCGACCTTCAGCGGCCCGACCGCCGTAATCGGCAACGACATGCGCAACTCGTTCGAGCTGGCGCTTGATCACCTCGGACGCAAGATGGACGGCAAGCCGGTCGAGGTGATCTACGAGGACGACGGCCAGAAGCCTGACGTGGGCAAGCAGAAGACCGAGAAGCTGGTGCAGTCCGACAAGGTCGATTTCATCGTCGGCTACATCTGGTCGAACGTGCTGCTGGCCTCGCTCAAGACCGCGGTGGATTCGAAGACCTTCCTGATCTCGGCCAATGCCGGCCCGTCGCAGCTCGCGGGCGAGCTGTGCTCGCCTTACGTGTTCTCGACCTCCTGGCAGAACGACCAGACGCCGGCCGCCATGGGTCTCTACATGAACCAGAAGGGCGTCAAGAGCGTGTTCCTGATCGGCCCGAACTACGCGGCCGGCAAGGACATGCTGGCGGGCGTGAAGAGCACGTTCAAGGGCGAGATCAAGGGCGAGGAATACACGGTGTGGCCGAGCCAGCTCGACTTCTCCGCCGAGCTCTCCAAGGCGCGCGCCTCGGGCGCCGAGTCGATCTTCGTGTTCTATCCCGGTGCCGCCGGCGTGCAGTTCCTCAACCAGTACGCACAAGCCGGTCTGAAGAGCACGATGCCGCTCTACACGGCGTTCACCGTCGACGAGCTTTCGCTGCCGCTGCAGAAGGAGAATGCGCTCGGCGTTCCCGGCGCGCAGGAATGGGTCAACGACCTCCCCAACGAGCAGAACAAGCGCTTCGTCGCCGACTACCGCAAGAAGTACACGGGCTTGCGACCGACCTATTACGGCGCACAGGCCTATGATGCGGCCCAGCTGATCAACAGTGCGGTCGTCGCCGTGAAGGGCGACACCAGCAAGAAGGACGCGATGAAGGCCGAGATGGAAAAGGCCAACTTCAAGTCGCTGCGCGGTGCGTTCAAATACGGCAACAACCACATCCCGGTGCAGAGCTTCTACCTCCAGGACGTGGTGAAGGATGCCGAAGGTCAGCTCGCGCTGAAGACCGTCGCCACCATCGTCGAGAACGACCAGGATCGCTTCCACGACAAGTGTCAGATGAAGTAG